From the genome of Desulfobaculum xiamenense, one region includes:
- a CDS encoding endonuclease III domain-containing protein, with translation MKREALLGAMYASMLESMGPSHWWPGDTPFEIAVGAILTQNTNWANVEKAIDNLKRADALSALAIRDMPLPELAELIRPSGYFRMKAQRLKDFTAFLDAECGLDIEALMDADPDATRESLLAVRGIGPETADSILLYALGMPTFVVDSYTRRILSRHALIPEDAPYDEMRDFFMDVLEPDASMFNEFHALLVRVAKDWCRKGEPLCDKCPLAPYLP, from the coding sequence ATGAAACGTGAAGCCCTGCTCGGCGCAATGTACGCCTCCATGCTCGAATCCATGGGCCCCAGCCACTGGTGGCCGGGAGATACGCCCTTCGAAATCGCCGTGGGCGCCATCCTGACCCAGAACACCAACTGGGCGAACGTGGAAAAGGCCATCGACAACCTGAAGCGGGCCGACGCGCTCAGCGCGCTCGCCATTCGCGACATGCCGCTGCCGGAGCTGGCGGAACTGATCCGCCCCTCGGGCTATTTCCGCATGAAGGCCCAGCGTCTCAAGGACTTCACGGCATTCCTCGACGCCGAATGCGGGCTGGACATCGAGGCGCTCATGGACGCGGACCCCGACGCCACGCGCGAAAGCCTTTTGGCCGTACGCGGCATAGGCCCCGAGACTGCGGACAGCATACTGCTCTATGCGCTCGGAATGCCTACCTTTGTAGTCGATTCATATACCAGACGCATACTGTCGCGTCACGCACTTATTCCGGAAGATGCACCATACGACGAAATGCGGGACTTCTTCATGGACGTTCTGGAACCGGACGCATCCATGTTCAACGAATTCCACGCCCTTCTCGTTCGCGTTGCAAAGGACTGGTGCCGCAAGGGTGAACCGCTGTGCGACAAATGCCCGCTTGCGCCATATCTTCCATAA
- a CDS encoding peptidoglycan DD-metalloendopeptidase family protein yields MTGSTPYRAVLAATVLTLCLVAQASPASARKAARDPYALRQSISIETQRAEEGRSRVETLTDRERELHGDLAGIEDSLGSLRDDIRDRENRLAQLDRKLEQTRQRREALEHRQDRTRDTLRGLVAALWPLRVQAMQGRTNADPDWAATDRHFAWGASVYDDVRRTLAELAERDRELQAVLAEQERLRAEAEKSVDDINAAKDRLLAKRIDFVRSIREVRAERMNEEQALSQIIAAIDQMNYRLKTMSGGTFKTRKGSLPQPVAGKRFRPDGSGGRLAAAPGRNGASYHTVNGAPVNAVFAGRVAHSDILRGFGRVVIVSHGNQYYTLYAFLSECSVSAGQDVAEGQTLGWTGPYPAAGGSGLYFELRFGQKAINPDEWLTAPR; encoded by the coding sequence GTGACCGGATCGACCCCATACCGCGCCGTCCTCGCCGCGACAGTGCTGACCCTCTGCCTCGTGGCGCAGGCCTCGCCCGCCTCGGCCCGCAAGGCCGCGCGCGACCCCTACGCGCTACGGCAATCCATCAGCATCGAAACCCAGCGCGCCGAAGAGGGCCGAAGCCGCGTCGAAACACTGACCGACCGCGAGCGCGAGCTTCACGGCGACCTCGCTGGAATCGAGGATTCGCTAGGTTCCCTGCGCGACGACATTCGCGACAGGGAAAACCGCCTCGCCCAGTTGGACCGCAAGCTGGAACAGACGCGACAGCGCCGCGAGGCCCTCGAACATCGGCAGGACCGCACCCGCGACACCCTGCGCGGACTCGTCGCCGCGCTGTGGCCCCTGCGCGTACAGGCCATGCAGGGCCGCACCAACGCGGACCCGGACTGGGCGGCAACGGATCGGCACTTCGCATGGGGTGCCAGCGTCTACGACGACGTCCGCCGCACGCTGGCCGAACTCGCCGAACGCGACCGGGAACTCCAAGCCGTCCTCGCCGAGCAGGAGCGCCTGCGTGCCGAGGCGGAAAAGAGCGTGGACGACATCAACGCGGCCAAGGACCGCCTGCTCGCCAAGCGGATCGACTTCGTACGCTCCATCCGCGAGGTGCGCGCGGAACGCATGAACGAGGAGCAGGCCCTCTCGCAGATTATCGCGGCCATCGACCAGATGAACTACCGCCTGAAGACCATGTCCGGCGGCACGTTCAAAACCCGCAAGGGCAGCCTGCCCCAACCCGTGGCGGGCAAGCGCTTCCGCCCCGACGGTAGCGGCGGACGCCTCGCCGCAGCGCCGGGTCGCAACGGCGCGAGCTACCACACCGTCAACGGCGCGCCGGTCAATGCCGTCTTCGCGGGGCGCGTGGCCCACAGCGACATCCTGCGCGGCTTCGGGCGCGTGGTCATCGTCTCGCATGGCAACCAGTACTACACGCTCTACGCCTTCCTGTCGGAATGCTCCGTTTCGGCCGGGCAGGACGTGGCCGAAGGACAAACCCTCGGCTGGACCGGACCCTACCCCGCAGCGGGCGGTTCCGGACTCTATTTTGAATTGCGTTTTGGGCAAAAAGCAATTAATCCTGATGAGTGGCTGACAGCCCCAAGATGA
- a CDS encoding S41 family peptidase yields the protein MRFTVWIFTAILLLAMSVSTGSTQPAGEDLYGPLKRFSQAMDMIERQYVRDVPRDELINGAIRGMLQDLDPHSAFMTPEEFKEMRIGTSGEFSGIGIEISLRNGRLTVISPIEDTPADKAGLKAGDAILEIDGESTQDITLMEAVQRIRGPKGSEIELTVLHKGETVPVTVTMRRDTIPIIGAKGEELEKGYLYLRLTRFHEHTTKEMRALIKKHSADHEIKGIILDLRNNPGGLLDQAVSVADTFLTEGNIVYIQGRDPKSRKDFNARKSSGDLDQPMVVLINAGSASASEIVAGALQDHNRALLVGERTFGKATVQSVIPLADGSGIKLTTALYYTPSGRSIQAEGIVPDIVHPFEAPRDNAGTPRRVMREKDLEGHIENATEEHNGENNPMNDTAAEMLDRDNQLRLALQLVKKLPQLKEIK from the coding sequence ATGCGTTTTACCGTCTGGATCTTCACTGCAATCCTGCTCCTGGCAATGTCCGTTTCCACGGGCAGCACGCAGCCTGCCGGAGAGGACCTCTATGGTCCCCTCAAGCGGTTCAGCCAAGCCATGGACATGATCGAACGCCAGTACGTGCGGGATGTCCCGCGCGATGAACTGATCAATGGCGCCATCAGGGGCATGCTGCAGGATCTCGACCCCCATTCCGCCTTCATGACCCCTGAAGAGTTCAAGGAGATGCGCATCGGCACCTCCGGCGAATTCAGTGGCATCGGCATCGAAATTTCCCTGCGCAACGGCAGACTCACCGTCATTTCCCCCATCGAGGACACCCCGGCGGACAAGGCCGGGCTCAAGGCTGGTGACGCCATCCTCGAAATCGACGGCGAATCCACGCAGGACATCACCCTCATGGAAGCCGTCCAGCGCATTCGCGGACCCAAGGGTTCCGAGATCGAACTGACCGTCCTTCACAAGGGCGAAACCGTGCCGGTCACGGTCACCATGCGCCGCGACACCATCCCGATCATCGGTGCCAAGGGCGAGGAGCTGGAAAAGGGCTACCTGTACCTGCGCCTGACCCGCTTCCACGAGCACACCACCAAGGAAATGCGCGCGCTCATCAAGAAGCACTCCGCCGATCACGAGATCAAGGGCATCATCCTCGACCTGCGCAACAACCCCGGCGGCCTGCTCGATCAGGCGGTCTCCGTGGCGGACACCTTCCTCACCGAAGGCAACATCGTCTACATTCAGGGCCGCGACCCCAAGAGCCGCAAGGACTTCAACGCACGCAAGTCCTCCGGTGACCTCGATCAGCCGATGGTGGTGCTCATCAACGCCGGTTCTGCCTCTGCCTCCGAAATCGTGGCCGGCGCGCTGCAGGATCATAACCGCGCCCTGCTCGTCGGCGAACGCACCTTCGGCAAGGCCACCGTGCAGAGCGTCATTCCGCTGGCGGACGGCTCCGGCATCAAGCTGACCACCGCCCTGTACTACACGCCCAGCGGGCGCTCCATTCAGGCCGAGGGCATCGTGCCGGACATCGTGCATCCCTTCGAGGCCCCGCGCGACAACGCCGGCACCCCGCGCCGCGTGATGCGCGAAAAGGATCTCGAAGGCCACATCGAGAACGCCACCGAGGAGCACAACGGCGAAAACAACCCGATGAACGACACCGCCGCCGAAATGCTCGACAGGGACAACCAGCTCCGACTGGCGCTGCAGCTCGTCAAGAAGCTGCCGCAACTCAAGGAAATCAAGTAG
- a CDS encoding divergent polysaccharide deacetylase family protein, translated as MNDTNGPKKPLHLRPAHIAAIAAALLVAVILTIILAKQQGCRSEVRQSVAPENATAQQALPPTQTEAATNATDNATDVQPNGTDAAAQDGDYPHFEENLGVPIERLVRQVDYAITESLVLTGYGPGHLTFTEITLRRFHGEAYHHQKISIELDGQPRRFVNSFEHALGKWVPEATLTRESEHSLVVGVMGIPTHEITLTEDEDQPSADAGQGRMAIVIDDMGDDQRFARKLAALPYPVTFSILPHTRHAHGVGTLARDKGLDALLHLPMEPRGYPGVRPGPGALFTSMSNEQILATLQDDLEQLPGVQGVNNHMGSKFTQDSRGMSVVMGELKHRGLFFLDSLTTPASVADAEGRAAGIAMYKRNIFLDNVRDVRAIRRQLEKAQRVAASTGQSVAIGHPYPETLKALQDWADRSNRTVRMVRLSALEPTR; from the coding sequence ATGAACGACACCAACGGGCCAAAGAAGCCCCTGCACCTGCGTCCGGCCCACATCGCCGCCATTGCCGCAGCCCTTCTCGTGGCTGTGATTCTCACCATCATTCTTGCCAAACAGCAGGGGTGCAGATCCGAGGTCCGCCAGAGCGTGGCCCCGGAGAATGCCACAGCCCAGCAGGCACTCCCCCCGACCCAGACCGAGGCCGCAACCAACGCGACGGACAACGCCACCGACGTCCAACCGAACGGGACGGACGCCGCCGCACAGGACGGCGACTACCCGCACTTCGAGGAAAACCTCGGCGTACCCATCGAGCGCCTCGTGCGACAGGTGGACTACGCAATCACCGAAAGCCTCGTGCTCACGGGCTACGGTCCCGGCCACCTCACCTTCACCGAAATCACCCTGCGTCGCTTCCACGGCGAGGCGTACCATCACCAGAAGATCAGCATCGAACTCGACGGGCAGCCCCGTCGCTTCGTGAACTCCTTCGAGCACGCACTCGGCAAGTGGGTGCCCGAGGCCACCCTCACGCGCGAATCCGAGCATTCCCTCGTGGTCGGCGTCATGGGCATCCCCACGCACGAGATCACGCTCACCGAGGATGAGGACCAGCCGTCCGCCGATGCCGGTCAGGGCCGCATGGCCATCGTCATCGACGACATGGGGGATGACCAGCGCTTCGCGCGAAAGCTCGCCGCGCTGCCCTATCCCGTCACATTCTCCATCCTCCCGCACACGCGCCATGCGCACGGCGTGGGCACACTGGCGCGCGACAAGGGACTCGACGCGCTGCTGCACCTGCCCATGGAGCCACGCGGCTATCCGGGCGTACGCCCCGGTCCGGGCGCGCTGTTCACATCCATGAGCAACGAGCAGATTCTCGCCACGCTACAAGACGACCTCGAACAGCTTCCCGGGGTGCAAGGCGTCAACAATCACATGGGGTCGAAGTTCACCCAAGACAGCCGCGGCATGTCCGTGGTAATGGGCGAACTCAAACATAGGGGTCTGTTCTTCCTCGACAGTCTGACCACGCCCGCCAGCGTGGCCGACGCGGAAGGACGCGCCGCCGGAATCGCGATGTACAAACGCAACATCTTCCTGGACAACGTCCGGGATGTCCGCGCGATCCGGCGACAACTGGAAAAGGCGCAGCGCGTCGCGGCGTCCACGGGGCAGTCGGTGGCCATCGGCCATCCCTACCCGGAAACGCTCAAGGCGCTGCAGGACTGGGCAGACAGAAGCAACCGCACCGTTCGCATGGTGCGCCTGTCCGCCCTCGAACCGACTCGCTGA
- a CDS encoding ABC transporter substrate-binding protein: MKRFTILALAALLLAALPPTAAMAKTFTVSVNQFVEHPALDAALKGFQDYLKERGVDVEYKVHNAQANMATANQIAQAIAGERPDLVYAIATPSAQTCAQIVKKAPHMAEVPLIFAAVTDPAGAGLVRDIAAPGANVTGVSDMTPVDKHVDMIMEFIPSLKELGVVYNSGEANSKTLVDMLRKACTAKGVTLVEATASKTADVYQATKSLGGRVQAVYAPTDNTVVAAIESMVKVCQQNSMPLFAADVGSVPRGAVAALGFDYYLHGRQAGAMAERILVGGQTPAATPVEFQEGMTLHLNLPAAKAQGVEIPEALKARADKIIE, translated from the coding sequence ATGAAGCGATTCACCATTCTCGCACTGGCCGCGCTGCTGCTCGCGGCGCTGCCGCCAACGGCGGCCATGGCCAAAACGTTCACCGTCTCCGTCAACCAGTTCGTGGAACACCCCGCCCTCGACGCGGCGCTCAAGGGATTCCAGGACTACCTGAAGGAGCGCGGCGTGGACGTGGAGTACAAGGTCCACAACGCGCAGGCCAACATGGCCACCGCCAACCAGATCGCACAGGCCATCGCTGGCGAGCGCCCGGACCTCGTGTACGCCATCGCCACGCCAAGCGCGCAGACCTGCGCGCAGATCGTCAAGAAGGCTCCGCACATGGCCGAGGTGCCGCTCATCTTCGCGGCCGTTACCGACCCCGCCGGTGCGGGCCTCGTGCGCGACATCGCCGCGCCCGGCGCCAACGTGACCGGCGTGTCCGACATGACGCCCGTGGACAAGCACGTCGACATGATCATGGAGTTCATCCCGAGCCTCAAGGAGCTGGGCGTGGTCTACAACTCCGGCGAGGCCAACTCCAAGACCCTCGTGGACATGCTGCGCAAGGCCTGCACCGCCAAGGGCGTGACCCTCGTCGAGGCCACCGCGTCCAAGACCGCTGACGTCTATCAGGCCACCAAGAGCCTCGGCGGCCGCGTTCAGGCCGTCTACGCGCCCACGGACAACACCGTGGTGGCCGCCATCGAATCCATGGTGAAGGTCTGCCAGCAGAACTCCATGCCGCTCTTCGCCGCCGACGTGGGTTCCGTGCCCCGTGGCGCAGTCGCCGCACTGGGCTTCGACTACTACCTGCACGGCAGACAGGCCGGAGCCATGGCCGAACGCATCCTCGTTGGCGGCCAGACTCCCGCCGCGACCCCTGTGGAATTTCAGGAGGGCATGACCCTGCACCTGAACCTCCCCGCCGCCAAGGCGCAGGGCGTCGAGATTCCGGAAGCGCTCAAGGCCCGGGCCGACAAGATCATCGAGTAA
- a CDS encoding ABC transporter permease: protein MTLFAFLGALEQGLVYGIMVLGVYLTFRILDFPDLTVDGSLPLGAAVSAVAITNGVNPYLSLLLAMGAGFLAGMATGILNTKLKILHLLASILTMTALYSINIRIMGGPNVSLLGVDTVLDSAIGLGIPGYFASPVMFGAVAIVVAVALVWFLYTELGQTMLATGDNLQMITSQGVDTDKVIIYGVGLSNAMVALSGALIAQNQGAADVNMGVGTIVAGLASVIVGETLLGCNSLPRAIAAALIGSVLYRVTIALALGLHIGDFSFTPSDLNLITAVLVVVALTMPKLKKRFARC, encoded by the coding sequence ATGACTCTCTTCGCGTTTCTGGGTGCCCTCGAACAGGGCCTCGTCTACGGAATCATGGTTCTCGGCGTGTACCTCACGTTCAGGATCCTCGACTTCCCGGACCTCACCGTGGATGGCAGCCTCCCGCTCGGCGCGGCCGTCTCCGCCGTCGCCATCACCAATGGCGTGAATCCCTACCTGTCGCTCCTTCTGGCCATGGGCGCTGGTTTCCTCGCCGGAATGGCCACCGGCATACTCAACACGAAACTCAAAATTTTGCACCTGCTCGCCTCCATCCTGACCATGACCGCCCTGTATTCCATCAACATCAGGATCATGGGCGGCCCGAACGTCTCGCTTCTGGGCGTGGACACGGTGCTCGATTCCGCCATCGGCCTCGGCATTCCCGGCTACTTCGCCTCGCCCGTCATGTTCGGCGCTGTGGCGATCGTGGTGGCCGTGGCGCTGGTGTGGTTCCTGTACACGGAACTTGGCCAGACCATGCTCGCCACCGGCGACAATCTTCAGATGATCACCAGCCAGGGCGTGGACACGGACAAGGTCATCATCTACGGCGTGGGCCTCTCCAACGCCATGGTCGCCCTGTCCGGGGCGCTCATCGCCCAGAATCAGGGCGCGGCGGACGTAAACATGGGCGTGGGCACCATCGTGGCCGGTCTGGCGTCCGTCATCGTCGGCGAGACGCTCCTCGGCTGCAATTCGCTGCCCCGCGCCATCGCGGCGGCGCTCATCGGCTCCGTGCTCTACCGCGTGACCATCGCCCTCGCCCTTGGCCTGCACATCGGTGACTTCTCCTTCACCCCGAGCGACCTGAACCTCATCACGGCCGTGCTCGTCGTCGTGGCGCTCACCATGCCCAAACTCAAGAAGAGGTTCGCGCGATGCTGA
- a CDS encoding ABC transporter ATP-binding protein: MLTLKDVTLHFHKGSVNEVRALNRISLDIKDGDFITVIGSNGAGKSTLLNTLAGTFKPDGGSITLKGDDITRWPEYKRARHMGRVFQDPLLGTCASLTIAQNLALARRRGSTRSLRMGVTQDDRNFFRSEVHKIGLGLESRLDDRIGLLSGGQRQALTLLMAIMVRPDILLLDEHTAALDPKTANSVLLLTEHLVSEMNLTTLMVTHNMNQAIKLGNRLIMLHQGEIIMDVSGEAKSSLSVNDLLAQFYAVKGEEFSSDRMLLT; this comes from the coding sequence ATGCTGACACTCAAGGACGTCACCCTCCATTTCCACAAGGGCAGCGTCAACGAGGTGCGCGCGCTCAACCGCATCTCGCTCGACATCAAGGATGGCGACTTCATCACCGTCATCGGTTCTAACGGCGCGGGAAAATCCACCCTGCTCAACACGCTGGCGGGCACCTTCAAGCCCGACGGCGGCTCCATCACGCTGAAAGGTGATGACATTACGCGCTGGCCGGAGTACAAGCGCGCCCGACACATGGGTCGTGTTTTTCAGGACCCACTACTCGGCACCTGCGCATCCCTGACCATCGCACAGAATCTTGCGCTGGCCCGTCGCCGGGGAAGCACCCGCTCCCTGCGCATGGGCGTCACACAGGACGACAGGAACTTCTTCCGCTCCGAGGTTCACAAGATCGGGCTCGGCCTCGAAAGCAGGCTCGACGACCGCATCGGACTGCTCTCCGGCGGACAGAGGCAGGCGCTGACGCTGCTCATGGCGATCATGGTTCGACCGGACATCCTGCTCCTCGACGAGCACACCGCGGCGCTCGACCCCAAGACGGCGAACTCCGTTTTGCTGCTCACGGAGCATCTGGTATCCGAAATGAATCTGACCACGCTCATGGTCACGCACAACATGAATCAGGCAATAAAGCTGGGCAACAGGCTCATCATGCTCCATCAGGGCGAGATCATCATGGACGTCTCCGGCGAAGCTAAAAGCTCGCTGTCCGTGAACGACCTGCTGGCCCAGTTCTATGCAGTCAAGGGAGAGGAGTTCTCATCCGACAGGATGCTGCTCACCTAG
- the ndk gene encoding nucleoside-diphosphate kinase, with protein MERTFSIIKPDAVERNLIGSIFQMIEEAGLRIVATKKIHMTKAQAEGFYAVHSERPFFNSLTEYMCSGPCVVSVLEGENAIKRYRELMGATNPEQAAEGTIRKRFAQNIEANAVHGSDAPETAAVEISYFFNQLEIVG; from the coding sequence ATGGAACGCACTTTTTCTATCATCAAGCCCGACGCCGTCGAACGCAACCTCATCGGTTCCATCTTCCAGATGATCGAGGAAGCTGGCCTGCGCATCGTCGCCACCAAGAAGATTCACATGACCAAGGCCCAGGCCGAGGGCTTCTACGCCGTCCACAGCGAGCGCCCCTTCTTCAACAGCCTCACCGAGTACATGTGCTCCGGCCCCTGCGTCGTGTCCGTGCTTGAGGGCGAGAACGCCATCAAGCGTTACCGCGAGCTGATGGGTGCCACCAACCCCGAGCAGGCCGCCGAGGGCACCATCCGCAAGCGCTTCGCCCAGAACATCGAAGCCAACGCCGTTCACGGCTCCGACGCTCCCGAGACCGCTGCCGTCGAGATCTCCTACTTCTTCAATCAGCTCGAGATCGTGGGCTAA
- the proC gene encoding pyrroline-5-carboxylate reductase gives MKSVIGVIGLGNMGGAIVRGLSGRDDVTLVGYDHNESRMRELAEGCGLEPAASAVEAVERADYVLVAVKPQHVKPLLKETAPALAQGGKCVLSIAAGIMTDKLRKYAGTSVPVVRIMPNTPAMVGAGVFAVCLEDENLTDGQKAFITDALGSLGQVHVLGERQFDAFTALAGSGPAYVFYFMEAVIEAGVTMGLTRTQATDMTKALFSGSCKLAEESDRHISVLREMVCSPAGTTIAATNHMDASAVRASIVEAVRKAYERSIELGK, from the coding sequence ATGAAGTCCGTCATCGGTGTCATCGGACTCGGCAACATGGGCGGGGCCATCGTCCGCGGTCTTTCCGGCCGCGACGACGTGACCCTCGTGGGCTACGATCACAACGAATCCCGCATGCGGGAACTCGCCGAAGGCTGCGGTCTCGAACCCGCGGCCAGCGCCGTGGAAGCTGTCGAACGCGCGGACTACGTACTGGTGGCCGTGAAGCCGCAGCACGTGAAGCCCCTGCTCAAGGAGACCGCCCCCGCCCTCGCGCAGGGCGGAAAGTGCGTACTCTCCATCGCCGCGGGCATCATGACGGACAAGCTACGCAAATACGCCGGGACCAGCGTGCCCGTGGTGCGAATCATGCCCAACACGCCGGCCATGGTCGGCGCGGGCGTATTCGCCGTCTGCCTCGAGGACGAGAACCTCACCGACGGGCAGAAGGCCTTCATCACCGACGCGCTCGGCTCACTCGGGCAGGTGCATGTGCTCGGCGAACGTCAGTTCGACGCCTTCACCGCTCTTGCGGGCTCCGGCCCCGCCTACGTCTTCTACTTCATGGAAGCCGTCATTGAGGCGGGCGTCACCATGGGCCTGACGCGCACACAGGCCACGGACATGACCAAGGCGCTCTTCTCCGGCTCGTGCAAGCTGGCCGAGGAAAGCGACAGGCACATCTCCGTGCTCCGCGAAATGGTGTGCTCCCCTGCGGGAACGACCATCGCCGCGACAAACCACATGGACGCCAGCGCCGTACGCGCGTCCATCGTGGAGGCCGTGCGCAAGGCGTACGAACGCAGCATCGAACTCGGCAAATAA
- a CDS encoding ABC transporter ATP-binding protein: MQITLENISRHWNSIKAVDNVSFSAESGQLLVILGPSGCGKSTMLRLIAGLEDVTGGTIRIGETDVTSLPPSKRRISMVFQSYALFPHLTVAENIVFGLKVRNRPKDVRDQRLKEAAEILGLTPYLDRKPSELSGGQQQRVALGRAIVSKKPVCLMDEPLSNLDAKLRNEMRREIRALQQRLGITMVYVTHDQVEAMTMADKVVLMKDGHKEQHATPEELYRRPATVFAAQFIGTPPMNILPLTGGVGAVRVRGVDTPIPGIPATCAGEGNLLGIRPENIRLAASGIPAQVTGVEYLGADHILSCRVGESDALVRLSGEVAPAMGDAVHLDFSPSDIHLFDAATGMRREG, encoded by the coding sequence ATGCAGATTACCCTCGAAAACATCTCCAGACACTGGAACTCGATCAAAGCGGTAGACAATGTCAGCTTTTCCGCAGAATCGGGACAACTTCTCGTCATCCTCGGCCCGTCCGGCTGCGGCAAGTCCACCATGCTCCGCCTCATCGCCGGACTGGAGGACGTGACCGGCGGCACCATCAGGATCGGCGAGACGGACGTCACCTCGCTTCCGCCTTCCAAGCGCAGAATTTCCATGGTCTTCCAGTCCTACGCGCTGTTCCCGCACCTGACCGTGGCAGAGAACATCGTCTTCGGCCTCAAGGTGCGCAACCGCCCCAAGGACGTGCGCGACCAGCGGCTCAAGGAAGCCGCCGAAATCCTCGGGCTGACGCCCTACCTCGACCGCAAGCCTTCGGAGCTTTCCGGCGGCCAGCAGCAGCGCGTGGCCCTTGGCCGTGCCATCGTCTCCAAGAAGCCCGTGTGCCTCATGGACGAGCCGCTCTCCAACCTCGACGCCAAGCTGCGCAACGAGATGCGCCGCGAAATCCGCGCGCTGCAACAGCGGCTGGGCATCACCATGGTCTATGTCACCCATGATCAGGTCGAGGCCATGACCATGGCCGACAAGGTCGTGCTCATGAAGGACGGCCACAAGGAGCAGCACGCCACGCCGGAGGAACTCTATCGCCGCCCGGCCACCGTTTTCGCCGCGCAGTTCATCGGCACCCCGCCCATGAACATCCTGCCGCTCACCGGCGGCGTGGGAGCTGTCCGCGTGCGCGGAGTGGACACGCCAATTCCCGGCATCCCCGCGACCTGCGCGGGCGAGGGCAATCTGCTCGGCATCCGTCCGGAGAACATCCGCCTCGCCGCCAGTGGCATTCCCGCACAGGTAACGGGCGTGGAATACCTCGGCGCGGACCACATCCTCTCCTGCCGCGTCGGCGAAAGCGACGCACTGGTGAGGCTTTCCGGCGAGGTCGCCCCCGCGATGGGCGACGCCGTGCATCTGGACTTCAGCCCCTCGGACATTCATCTCTTCGACGCCGCCACCGGCATGCGCCGCGAGGGATAG
- a CDS encoding ABC transporter substrate-binding protein, producing MMRSVRKLVLALATVALMAGPAFAVDLTMYYPVSVGGPITKVIDGMIADFEKENPDIHVKAIYAGNYDDTRVKALAALRAGEPVQLSVLFSIDLFELMDQDVVVPFDDVVTSDADQQWLQSFYPALMENSSASGKVWGVPFQRSTIVMYYNKDAFREAGLDPNTPPQTWDEMVEMGKKLTKRDASGKVVRWGLHIPSTGYPYWMFGALCMQNDQVLMNGDGNTTYFDNPAVVEAMTFWRDLGGKYGIMPEGTINWGTLRQKFLEGSTAMMWHSTGNLTPVRESAPFDFGVAMLPAKKRPGSPTGGGNFYIFKKTTPEERTACLTFVKWMTAPERSAKWSMATGYIGTSHDAYATEALTTYCNDFPAAAVARDQLDYATAELSTYENARVKKLLDDAIQAVLSGQDKPEAAMAAAQKGAERILKRYR from the coding sequence ATGATGCGAAGCGTGAGGAAACTGGTGCTTGCCCTTGCCACCGTGGCGCTCATGGCCGGGCCGGCGTTCGCCGTGGATCTGACCATGTACTATCCCGTCTCCGTCGGCGGACCCATCACCAAGGTCATCGACGGCATGATCGCCGATTTCGAAAAGGAAAATCCGGACATTCACGTCAAGGCCATCTACGCCGGAAACTACGACGACACCCGCGTCAAGGCGCTGGCCGCGCTTCGCGCGGGCGAACCGGTGCAGCTTTCCGTGCTCTTCTCCATCGACCTGTTCGAGCTCATGGATCAGGACGTGGTCGTGCCCTTCGACGATGTCGTCACCTCCGATGCCGACCAGCAGTGGCTCCAGAGCTTCTACCCCGCTCTCATGGAGAACAGCTCCGCCAGCGGCAAGGTCTGGGGCGTGCCCTTCCAGCGTTCCACCATCGTCATGTACTACAACAAGGACGCCTTCCGCGAAGCCGGTCTCGATCCTAACACCCCGCCCCAGACCTGGGACGAGATGGTCGAGATGGGCAAGAAGCTGACCAAGCGCGACGCGTCCGGCAAGGTCGTCCGCTGGGGCCTGCACATTCCCTCCACCGGCTATCCCTACTGGATGTTCGGCGCGCTGTGCATGCAGAACGATCAGGTGCTCATGAACGGCGACGGCAACACCACCTACTTCGACAATCCCGCCGTGGTCGAGGCCATGACCTTCTGGCGCGACCTTGGCGGCAAGTACGGCATCATGCCCGAGGGCACCATTAACTGGGGCACCCTGCGCCAGAAGTTCCTCGAAGGCTCCACGGCCATGATGTGGCACTCCACCGGCAACCTGACCCCCGTGCGCGAAAGCGCGCCCTTCGACTTCGGCGTGGCCATGCTGCCCGCCAAGAAGCGCCCCGGCTCGCCCACCGGCGGTGGCAACTTCTACATCTTCAAGAAAACCACCCCCGAGGAGCGCACCGCCTGCCTGACCTTCGTCAAGTGGATGACCGCTCCCGAGCGCTCCGCGAAGTGGTCCATGGCCACCGGCTACATCGGCACCAGCCATGACGCCTACGCCACCGAGGCCCTGACCACCTACTGCAACGACTTCCCCGCTGCGGCCGTTGCGCGCGACCAGCTCGACTACGCCACCGCGGAACTCTCCACCTACGAGAATGCCCGCGTGAAGAAGCTGCTCGACGACGCCATTCAGGCCGTGCTGTCCGGACAGGACAAGCCCGAAGCCGCTATGGCCGCCGCGCAGAAGGGTGCCGAGCGCATCCTTAAGCGCTACCGCTAA